A window of the Citrus sinensis cultivar Valencia sweet orange chromosome 9, DVS_A1.0, whole genome shotgun sequence genome harbors these coding sequences:
- the LOC102613916 gene encoding zinc finger CCCH domain-containing protein 48-like isoform X2: MEVKASRRFTYQRERSLFNPVNERAGGRVGGGWPTKKVLCVYFLEGRCNRNPCRFAHTESQTLPVSNHKKSPPSYNCPKNNVRVSSGSEEGTTHVQNRENPDRTVPNKSSLDCSTGSDDSGSKRTLERTTPKNVCYHWLSGNCVKGDECRFWHSWFCGEGFTMLAKLEGHKKAVSGIALPLRSDKLYSGSRDGTVQLWDCHTGQSASVINLGAEVGSLICEGPWVFVGMPNVVKAWHIESSAEFSLDGPVGEVYSMVVANEMLFAGAQDGNILVWKGIPNTQNPFQLAALLKGHTRPVTCLAVGGKRLYSGSMDNTIRVWDLDTLEAVMTLNGHTDAPMSLLCWDQYLLSCSLDNTIKVWIMTEEGNLEVAYTHNEDHGVLALGGLNDPDGNPVLICSCNDDSVHLYELPSFMERGRIFSRREVRVIETGPDGLFFTGDGTGMLSVWKILAKPNAEMA, from the exons ATGGAGGTTAAGGCATCCAGGAGATTCACATATCAACGAGAACGATCACTCTTTAATCCAGTTAATGAGCGAGCAGGAGGCAGAGTAGGAGGAGGATGGCCCACCAAGAAAGTACTAtgcgtttactttttagaaGGAAGGTGCAATCGTAACCCTTGTAGGTTTGCTCACACTGAATCACAAACCCTGCCTGTTAGTAACCATAAGAAGAGTCCACCCAGCTATAATTGTCCAAAGAATAATGTACGGGTTTCCAGTGGATCAGAAGAGGGAACTACCCATGTTCAAAATAGAGAAAACCCAGATCGTACTGTTCCTAATAAATCATCACTGGATTGTTCTACTGGAAGTGATGATTCTGGGAGTAAAAGAACTTTGGAGAGGACTACGCCGAAAAATGTGTGTTACCACTGGCTGTCGGGTAATTGTGTAAAAGGTGATGAATGCCGTTTTTGGCATTCATGGTTTTGTGGGGAGGGGTTCACAATGCTTGCAAAGCTTGAGGGGCACAAAAAG GCTGTAAGTGGAATTGCCCTTCCTTTGCGATCTGACAAGCTTTATTCAGGCAGCAGAGATGGAACAGTACAACTCTGGGACTGTCATACTGGTCAGTCTGCTAGTGTGATCAATCTTGGTGCTGAGGTTGGATCCTTGATTTGCGAGGGACCCTGGGTGTTTGTGGGCATGCCTAATGTTGTTAAG GCATGGCACATTGAGTCGTCAGCTGAATTTAGCTTGGATGGACCAGTTGGTGAAGTCTATTCCATGGTTGTTGCTAATGAAATGCTTTTTGCTGGGGCACAG GATGGTAATATTTTGGTCTGGAAAGGCATTCCCAACACTCAGAATCCCTTTCAACTGGCTGCATTATTGAAAGGCCACACGCGTCCTGTGACATGTTTAGCTGTTGGAGGCAAGAGGCTGTACTCTGGTTCCATGGATAATACGATAAGG GTTTGGGACCTTGACACTTTGGAGGCTGTAATGACATTGAATGGTCATACTGATGCACCGATGTCTCTTCTTTGTTGGGATCAGTATTTGCTATCATGTTCATTGGACAACACAATAAAAGTTTGGATTATGACTGAAGAAGGCAACTTGGAAGTTGCCTATACACATAACGAAGATCAT GGTGTGCTTGCTCTTGGTGGGCTGAATGATCCAGATGGTAATCCAGTTCTGATTTGCTCTTGTAATGACGATTCTGTTCACCTATATGAGCTGCCATC GTTTATGGAGAGGGGAAGGATATTTTCCAGACGTGAAGTTAGAGTAATCGAAACAGGACCTGATGGTCTGTTTTTCACTGGTGATGGAACTGGGATGTTGAGTGTTTGGAAAATTTTGGCAAAGCCGAACGCGGAGATGGCatga
- the LOC102613916 gene encoding zinc finger CCCH domain-containing protein 48-like isoform X1 — protein sequence MMYSMEVKASRRFTYQRERSLFNPVNERAGGRVGGGWPTKKVLCVYFLEGRCNRNPCRFAHTESQTLPVSNHKKSPPSYNCPKNNVRVSSGSEEGTTHVQNRENPDRTVPNKSSLDCSTGSDDSGSKRTLERTTPKNVCYHWLSGNCVKGDECRFWHSWFCGEGFTMLAKLEGHKKAVSGIALPLRSDKLYSGSRDGTVQLWDCHTGQSASVINLGAEVGSLICEGPWVFVGMPNVVKAWHIESSAEFSLDGPVGEVYSMVVANEMLFAGAQDGNILVWKGIPNTQNPFQLAALLKGHTRPVTCLAVGGKRLYSGSMDNTIRVWDLDTLEAVMTLNGHTDAPMSLLCWDQYLLSCSLDNTIKVWIMTEEGNLEVAYTHNEDHGVLALGGLNDPDGNPVLICSCNDDSVHLYELPSFMERGRIFSRREVRVIETGPDGLFFTGDGTGMLSVWKILAKPNAEMA from the exons ATGATGTATAGTATGGAGGTTAAGGCATCCAGGAGATTCACATATCAACGAGAACGATCACTCTTTAATCCAGTTAATGAGCGAGCAGGAGGCAGAGTAGGAGGAGGATGGCCCACCAAGAAAGTACTAtgcgtttactttttagaaGGAAGGTGCAATCGTAACCCTTGTAGGTTTGCTCACACTGAATCACAAACCCTGCCTGTTAGTAACCATAAGAAGAGTCCACCCAGCTATAATTGTCCAAAGAATAATGTACGGGTTTCCAGTGGATCAGAAGAGGGAACTACCCATGTTCAAAATAGAGAAAACCCAGATCGTACTGTTCCTAATAAATCATCACTGGATTGTTCTACTGGAAGTGATGATTCTGGGAGTAAAAGAACTTTGGAGAGGACTACGCCGAAAAATGTGTGTTACCACTGGCTGTCGGGTAATTGTGTAAAAGGTGATGAATGCCGTTTTTGGCATTCATGGTTTTGTGGGGAGGGGTTCACAATGCTTGCAAAGCTTGAGGGGCACAAAAAG GCTGTAAGTGGAATTGCCCTTCCTTTGCGATCTGACAAGCTTTATTCAGGCAGCAGAGATGGAACAGTACAACTCTGGGACTGTCATACTGGTCAGTCTGCTAGTGTGATCAATCTTGGTGCTGAGGTTGGATCCTTGATTTGCGAGGGACCCTGGGTGTTTGTGGGCATGCCTAATGTTGTTAAG GCATGGCACATTGAGTCGTCAGCTGAATTTAGCTTGGATGGACCAGTTGGTGAAGTCTATTCCATGGTTGTTGCTAATGAAATGCTTTTTGCTGGGGCACAG GATGGTAATATTTTGGTCTGGAAAGGCATTCCCAACACTCAGAATCCCTTTCAACTGGCTGCATTATTGAAAGGCCACACGCGTCCTGTGACATGTTTAGCTGTTGGAGGCAAGAGGCTGTACTCTGGTTCCATGGATAATACGATAAGG GTTTGGGACCTTGACACTTTGGAGGCTGTAATGACATTGAATGGTCATACTGATGCACCGATGTCTCTTCTTTGTTGGGATCAGTATTTGCTATCATGTTCATTGGACAACACAATAAAAGTTTGGATTATGACTGAAGAAGGCAACTTGGAAGTTGCCTATACACATAACGAAGATCAT GGTGTGCTTGCTCTTGGTGGGCTGAATGATCCAGATGGTAATCCAGTTCTGATTTGCTCTTGTAATGACGATTCTGTTCACCTATATGAGCTGCCATC GTTTATGGAGAGGGGAAGGATATTTTCCAGACGTGAAGTTAGAGTAATCGAAACAGGACCTGATGGTCTGTTTTTCACTGGTGATGGAACTGGGATGTTGAGTGTTTGGAAAATTTTGGCAAAGCCGAACGCGGAGATGGCatga